Within the Mucilaginibacter sp. CSA2-8R genome, the region GCAGTATTGGTTGGGCTTAATACAATCGGCTCATGAACCGGCGCATTTACTATAACAGCCGTTTGTGCTACAGTATGCGGCAGCACAGGCTCGGGTAAAAGCGGCTCAACAACTGCGGGTCTGTTTAATGGTTCCTGGCGCAGGCGTTCGGCAACCGGCACTGTTGCAGCACCGGATACTGCACCATCATCGCGTATACGGTTATTGGCACGGGGCCACTCTACCGGCCCGGATAACAACTCGTCATCCAAGTCAACACCTTCTGGGCTTACGTTATCTACAGAATCCGGTTTTACCAAAATCCGTTTAGGGCGTTCGGGTAATTTAAAATCAATATTGTAGGCAATAATCAGAACCGTTAAGGCTGCAAATACCAGTAAGCAACCAGTGCCGGCCTGCCCTATCTGGGCGTTTAATAAACGTGTGCTCCAATAGCCAAACTCGCCTTCCAGGTAATGCGCGTAGTCACTCACAAAGCCGTGCAAAAAGCCAATAGCAATCGAAAAAAACACCAAACTGAACAATGAATAAGCCAGCATCTTGCCCATCGGAAATAACCGTACCTTAAATAGCATACGGTAACCAATTACAAAAAATATCATGACGAAGATGAACGAGGCTACGCCAAACCACTCATACATAAATTGGTTGGCCATTAAAGCACCCAATTTACCTAACCAGTTTTCGACCACCGGGTTGTTTACACCATTATCTAAAAGCTCTTGCTCAGTTTTAAAAAGGTTGCCCCAACCGCCGTTAGCCTTAAGCACATAGCTTTGGTCTGACTGCCAGGTAAACAAATACGATGTAAAAGCGATGAGAAAAAAAACAGATATGACCAGGCATAAAAGGCCAACAATTTTAATTGCCCTTCCATCGCCAAAGTTAAAAGTTGGCAAATTCTCCAGCTTGCGTTTCATAACCTTCTCGCGCTCGGTACGGGCACCGATACCTTGTCGCGGACGGCTTTCATCTCTGAAAGAATTTGATTTAAACTGATTTCCTTTTGGCGGCATCTCTATCAACAGTTAAAGTACAAATATAAAGTTAATAGATAAGATTTGCATTTGGCACGGTTTTTAATTTACTAAAGTACAAACGATTGAATATGGGACGATTAGAATACTTAATTACTACTGGTGATGTTAACGCACTAAATCAATTGCTGGCTCAAAACCCAGATTTGGCAAGGACAACAATTGATGAGGATGTATCACCTTTAATGCTGTCTTGCTTTTATAAAAAGCCTGCTGCAACATCTGTATTGCTTAAATACATCGATAAATTAGACATTTTTGAAGCTGCTGCAGCTGGAAAGTTTGATATCTTAGCGTATTTGGTGTATTCTAACCCCGAACTGGTTCATACTTATAATGCTGACGGTTTTACTCCGTTAGCACTGGCTTGTTACTTCGGTCAGTATGAAGCTGCCCGTTACCTGTTATATAAAGGCGCGGATGTTAACCAGCCTTTAAAAGGTGAGTCGGGTATACGCCCAATTCACTTGGCTGTTGCTGGTAACCACCTGGACTTAGTACGTATGTTATTAGAACATAATGTACAGTTAAACATACAACATGATACTGGAATTACTCCACTTCATTACGCTGCTAAACACGGTGACCCTGAGATGCTTATATTACTTTTAGAGGAAGGTGCTGATGTAACTTTAACCATGGAAGATGGCTCTCTTCCTGCCGACTTAGCCCGCAATAACGGCTACCAAGAAATAGCCGAAATTCTGAGCATGTAAAATCGACATCCCATATATATTAAAAAGCCTTTAACCTTTGGGTTAAGGGCTTTGTCATTTACAGGGCAATAGCATGCAGCCATCAGAGCTGAAGGCTGCATGCTTAAATATTTAGTCGGAAGCTGGCTTTACACTAAAGATATTGCGCAACTTTACGAACACTTCTTACCGTAACGATGTTACCTTTTAACATCGTGAATAACTTATATTATTATGAAGGCCGAAAAAATGGTGATGCTTACCGGGAAACAATACCAAGAGATTAAGAGCGAACTGGATAAACAGTCGCCGCTGCAATATAACATAGGCACTAACGGCAAGCCGGAATTGTTAAACATCACAGATATTTATCTGGACACCGATCCGGAGTTTACCCGTAATCCCAAGCAATACGCCGAAGTAAGCAACGATAACTATGTGCAGGTAAAGGTAGAATATGAAGAGTAAGTAACAGTAAAATAGCTTAAGTTGATTGCAGAATGATTCAGTCGACTTTTATTGCACCTGTTTACGTAATTTTGCGGCGATGGTGAAGAATAGCATTGCGTTGCTGCTGACGTTACTGATCAACCTTTCTGTTTATGCTCAAAACACAGACACTTTACAACAGGTGGTATCAGGCAGAGCGAATAGTTTAGCGCAGCAGGCAAAACCCTACGTGATATTAATTTCTGTTGATGGTATGCGGTATGACTATGCAGAAAAGTACCAGGCACGTCATCTATTAGCATTAAGCGCTGGCGGTGTAAAAGCCAAGGCTATGCTGCCATCCTATCCATCCATTACTTTTCCTAATCATTACACGCTAATTACTGGCTTATATCCTGCTCACACAGGATTAGTATGTAATCGTTTTTATGATCGCAGACTCAACGCGGCCTATTCGTCAAAGTCTGCTACGGCTACCGAGGCTCGTTGGTATGGCGGTACGCCCTTATGGGTATTAGCCGAAAAACAAAAAATGGTAACGGCAAGCTTCTACTGGGTAGGATCCGATGCCCCCATCCAAGGCACCTACCCTACCTATCGCTTTAAATATAACGAACAAATTGGCATTAACAGCCGCATTCATACCGTAGTTAACTGGCTAAAGTTACCACCGGAAAAACGCCCGCATTTAATTAATCTATACTTTCCGCAGGTAGATCATGCCGGTCATTACTTTGGGCCGGATGCTCCGCAAACCAGACAGGCCGTTTTATTTATTGATTCGGCCATCAACGAGTTGCAAAAACAAGTAAAACAAACAGGCCTTGAAGTCAACTTTATTTTATTGTCAGATCATGGCATGACGAAATCTAATAATAACAACCCATTCACTATACCAGCCAGCATCGATACCTCTAAATTTAGAATAACCGGCGAAGATGTATTGGTAGAAGTTTACGCCAAAGACAGTACAAATATCCAAGCTATTCAAAGCACCTATAAAGCACTAAAAACTAATGCCCCAGAACAATATGATGTCTATCTGAGAACACATACTCCGGCTCAATGGCACTACAATAAGGCTAACGACAGATACAACCGCATTGGTGATATTTTACTGGTACCAAAAGCACCTTACGTTTTTATTTACAGTGCAAATGCTAAACACAACCCGGGCACTCACGGTTATGACCCCAGGTTAGTACCCGAAATGAAAGCCAGCTTCTTTGCCTGGGGACCAGCATTTAAAAAACGGAGCGATATAAATGAGTTTGAAAATGTAGAAGTGTATCCTGTAGTTGCGCAGTTATTAGGCTTAAAAATCACACAACCAGTTGACGGCAGTAACCGCCTCGCAAGAAAGATTTTAAAATCAAGGCGCAATTAGAATATAATAGTCAGCACAAAAGGTGAAGCCTTTATTTATGAATAATCTGATTAGCACCTTTCCTAATCAGGTTAACTAAAAATAGCATAAACATAAAAAAAGCGCTTAATTAAGCGCTTTTTTTATGTTTAACAACATGGTTAATATCAAGTATTAACGCATGAAATTACTCAATATCGCCAACACTTGTTCAGTAGTTAATGGCTCATCAAAAGCCTCCTGAGCAGCGCTAGTAGAAACGAAGCCCGCAATATTCACATTAGCTTGAGTAGTATTAGCCTCGCCTGCGTAAACAGCAGCAGCAGCAGTTGCAGCCGCTGCTGGGGCAGCAACACCACTTGCAGTAGCACCATCACCAGTAATCCATGGTTTAATGGTTAACGATGTGTTACGAATAGCTCTTAAGCGGCGTAAAAACGCAGCATGACGGGCCTCAACAGAGTGAATATTCAATGCTGCAGTTAATACTGCTGCATTTCCCAGCAAAAATGGTGCTTGACCTTTATAAGCACGAACACCAGTATCCTCAAACGCGTTTAACACTGCTAAAAATACATTGTAGTCGGTGAATACGGTAGGAAACGGTGCTGTAGAAGCGGTGGTAGAAAACTTATTACCAGTGTAATCAAAATTCGGCGTGTTTGCTGCAAAGCTTAAAGCCGCATTGGTTGAACTGATATTGTTGCCAAGCTGAAGTTTCAAAAACGTTACGTGCTTAGTTTCAACGTCACGCAATAATGTAATTGCAGGCCTGTCTTGGGCAGGAATTAAATTAGCGCGTCCAAGGCCAGTATTATACAAACCTAATTCAGCAATTTCTGCAGTTAAAGCGAAGTTTAAAACGTCTACTACCGAACGTGTTGCAGTTTGGCCGTAGGCTTTTTTAAATAACGTACTGAATGCAAAAGGTAATGCAGCAGCGGCTACCTTAGTACCAAAGCTGGTTATATTTTTTATGGCAGCACGGCGCGGACTAATTCTGTCCTTGAATTCCGGATCTGCGGTGTGGATATCTTCAATAAGATTTAAAAGATTCATAGTAAAATGTTTTGATAGCTGTTTAGTTAATTACATTAAGTTTGGAGCAATAAGCGGTTTACCAGATATAAACTGGTTAGCCTGATCTAAAACTTTTTGCGGAGTTTGAGACAATTCCAAACCACTTCCTGAAACGTTTACAATCGTATCTTCTTCAATAGCAATTCCTAATAAAAGGCGGATTAGAGCAGCATGGCGAGCCTCTACCGAAACAATTTTACCAGCCAATGTCAAGTAGTCGGCACTTTTAATTAAGTAACCGGCACCGTTGTATGCGGCAACACCTAAATCTTCAAAAGCCTTTGCATAGCTTAATACACTTGTTCTGTCGGCAAAATTGATTTTGCTAAAGTTTGGAGTTAAAGCTCCAATAGCGTTACCGCCTAAGGCAGTCTTGAAGAACTCACGGTGAGCAACCTCATGATCGCGGATATCAGTTAAAAAATTCCTTTCTGTAGTACTGATATTTGCGTATGGACTTGATACAACCTGAGTGTAAAATGCAGCCTCTAATTGCTCCAAAGCATAAGCATAGTTTAATACGGCCAAATCACCTGTACCCAAATCAATAGCGGTAGGGTCGCTTACTACGCCGCCATGTTTTTGGCAAGACGAAGCAGTAGCCACAACTCCGGCAGCAATGGCACCAGCACCGGCAAACTTCAGAAAAGACCGTCTGGCCATTCCTTCTTTAGCAAGAACATCTTCTTGTGTCGTTGTTTTCATAAGTAAGTATTATTTGTATTAGATTATTACTATTACAATTTTGTTAATCATTAGTTTTACAGATTTAGCAGTTAAGCATTTTGTTACATTTGTTTTGTGAGTAACACCGAACAATATGTTGAAGCATTGATTTTTGCGTCAGAACAGGGCATTCGTTTAGAGGAAATAATATATTGCCTTCAGGCTGCGTTACATGCAGAAACTGATACCCCGGAAATACAGGAAGCGATATATAAAATAGAACTTAAATACCAGGATCCCGCTTTCGCAATTGAACTGGTAAAAATCAATAACGGCTATCAGTTTTTAACTAAAAAAGCTTACCACGCAGTGATTAACCAGTTGCAACTGCAACGCTCGAAGAAAAAGCTCAGCCAGGCTGCGCTTGAAACCCT harbors:
- a CDS encoding ferritin-like domain-containing protein; the protein is MNLLNLIEDIHTADPEFKDRISPRRAAIKNITSFGTKVAAAALPFAFSTLFKKAYGQTATRSVVDVLNFALTAEIAELGLYNTGLGRANLIPAQDRPAITLLRDVETKHVTFLKLQLGNNISSTNAALSFAANTPNFDYTGNKFSTTASTAPFPTVFTDYNVFLAVLNAFEDTGVRAYKGQAPFLLGNAAVLTAALNIHSVEARHAAFLRRLRAIRNTSLTIKPWITGDGATASGVAAPAAAATAAAAVYAGEANTTQANVNIAGFVSTSAAQEAFDEPLTTEQVLAILSNFMR
- a CDS encoding ferritin-like domain-containing protein, which codes for MKTTTQEDVLAKEGMARRSFLKFAGAGAIAAGVVATASSCQKHGGVVSDPTAIDLGTGDLAVLNYAYALEQLEAAFYTQVVSSPYANISTTERNFLTDIRDHEVAHREFFKTALGGNAIGALTPNFSKINFADRTSVLSYAKAFEDLGVAAYNGAGYLIKSADYLTLAGKIVSVEARHAALIRLLLGIAIEEDTIVNVSGSGLELSQTPQKVLDQANQFISGKPLIAPNLM
- the scpB gene encoding SMC-Scp complex subunit ScpB; translation: MSNTEQYVEALIFASEQGIRLEEIIYCLQAALHAETDTPEIQEAIYKIELKYQDPAFAIELVKINNGYQFLTKKAYHAVINQLQLQRSKKKLSQAALETLAIIAYKQPVTKVEIEQIRGVNCDYSIQKLLEKELIAIAGRAETIGKPILYATSNLFADYMGINSIKDMPSLSELSKNENAIGNQQE
- a CDS encoding ankyrin repeat domain-containing protein, coding for MGRLEYLITTGDVNALNQLLAQNPDLARTTIDEDVSPLMLSCFYKKPAATSVLLKYIDKLDIFEAAAAGKFDILAYLVYSNPELVHTYNADGFTPLALACYFGQYEAARYLLYKGADVNQPLKGESGIRPIHLAVAGNHLDLVRMLLEHNVQLNIQHDTGITPLHYAAKHGDPEMLILLLEEGADVTLTMEDGSLPADLARNNGYQEIAEILSM
- a CDS encoding ectonucleotide pyrophosphatase/phosphodiesterase, which translates into the protein MVKNSIALLLTLLINLSVYAQNTDTLQQVVSGRANSLAQQAKPYVILISVDGMRYDYAEKYQARHLLALSAGGVKAKAMLPSYPSITFPNHYTLITGLYPAHTGLVCNRFYDRRLNAAYSSKSATATEARWYGGTPLWVLAEKQKMVTASFYWVGSDAPIQGTYPTYRFKYNEQIGINSRIHTVVNWLKLPPEKRPHLINLYFPQVDHAGHYFGPDAPQTRQAVLFIDSAINELQKQVKQTGLEVNFILLSDHGMTKSNNNNPFTIPASIDTSKFRITGEDVLVEVYAKDSTNIQAIQSTYKALKTNAPEQYDVYLRTHTPAQWHYNKANDRYNRIGDILLVPKAPYVFIYSANAKHNPGTHGYDPRLVPEMKASFFAWGPAFKKRSDINEFENVEVYPVVAQLLGLKITQPVDGSNRLARKILKSRRN